The following are encoded together in the Phaseolus vulgaris cultivar G19833 chromosome 9, P. vulgaris v2.0, whole genome shotgun sequence genome:
- the LOC137821867 gene encoding protein EMBRYO DEFECTIVE 514-like yields MAEGAAPEVADPNTVAAVDMDVEKVVADDNGTDSNQKRAREDEEPLPDDVSKKQKVDEEKSVEEQRLEKSNGQEEKEKEAEEDKNAEAEEKEDASVSVKLGPKSFGSSSEMFHYFYNFLHNWPQYLNVNKYEHAMLLELLKNGHAEPDKKIGGGVRAFQVRKHPTYKSRCFFLIREDDSADDFSFRKCVDHILPLPEDMHLKSDANKALGSDGGGGGKHRGHGGKGGRGWSGRGGGRGGHGRGGKWRH; encoded by the exons ATGGCAGAAGGGGCTGCACCCGAAGTTGCCGATCCCAACACCGTCGCCGCCGTAGACATGGACGTCGAGAAAGTCGTGGCCGATGACAACGGCACCGACTCTAACCAGAAGCGTGCCAGGGAGGATGAGGAGCCCCTGCCCGATGACGTTTCGAAGAAGCAGAAGGTGGACGAGGAAAAGTCCGTAGAGGAGCAACGGCTGGAGAAGAGCAATGGtcaggaagaaaaggaaaaggaagcaGAGGAAGATAAAAATGCAGAagcagaagaaaaagaagacgCAAGTGTTTCCGTGAAGTTGGGACCCAAGAGTTTCGGTTCTTCCTCGGAGATGTTCCATTACTTCTACAACTTTCTTCATAACTGGCCTCAGTATCTCAATGTTAACAAG TATGAACATGCAATGTTGTTGGAGTTGCTTAAGAACGGCCATGCAGAGCCTGACAAAAAGATTGGTGGAGGGGTTCGTGCTTTCCAAGTTCGCAAGCATCCTACATACAAAAGTAGGTGCTTTTTCCTCATCAGGGAGGATGACTCTGCTGATGATTTTAGCTTCAGGAAGTGTGTGGATCACATTCTTCCCTTACCAGAAGATATGCATTTGAAATCTGACGCGAACAAGGCATTAGGTAGTGATGGTGGTGGGGGAGGAAAGCATCGTGGACATGGAGGAAAGGGTGGCAGAGGGTGGAGTGGAAGAGGAGGTGGGCGTGGTGGTCATGGGAGAGGAGGAAAGTGGAGACATTAA